The stretch of DNA ATCAAGTAATCCATACACACGTTTCCTACCACCGGAACTCTTTTGCCGGCAAATAGCACATGACTTTTGTTCGACAGAATTCGGTGGTAACCATCGGCATATCCTATCGGGACCACCGCAATCACGGAATCACGATTTGCTTTCCATGTTCCACCATAAGAAACAGTTTCACCTGCCTTGAGGCGTCGATAAGTATTCACTTGCGCTTTCAAAGTCATTACGGGCTTAAGATCCACAATTGATTTGTCCGCCAAAGGATTATAGCCGTAAATCATCAACCCCGGTCGCAAGCCCCAGTTCTGCAACATCAATGGATGCTGGGGGCCTGGCTTCGCCTTTTGCAAAGACATGGCACTGATAATTCCCGACGAGTTCAGCGCGTGACAGAAAATATTAAAGGGCTTAAAGATATGTGCGAGCTGATTTAAAGCCTTTAACTGCCCCGCACTTTTTCCGTTTTCATCGGCCGCATCTTCACCATTAAATAAATGAGTCACCAAGGCTTTCAGACGGATTTTTTTATTCTGCCAAAGACGATCAAATAATTTTTGACCTTCCTCTGGACGGAATCCCAAACGATTCATGCCGGTATCAAACTTTAAATGAATGCCGATAGGACTGTTTGATTCCAAAGCCTCAAGATGGTCGATATGATCCCAAGAACTCACCACCGGAGTCATCGCGTATTCGGCGATTTTT from Bdellovibrio bacteriovorus encodes:
- the alr gene encoding alanine racemase, yielding MEMYRRTYAEINLSHLAYNIRAIQKAFPQVGFLCPMVKANAYGHGDVRLGLYLEGLGIRHMGVCLIEEGILLRKSGVNAEILVFRGFDFDGAQKIAEYAMTPVVSSWDHIDHLEALESNSPIGIHLKFDTGMNRLGFRPEEGQKLFDRLWQNKKIRLKALVTHLFNGEDAADENGKSAGQLKALNQLAHIFKPFNIFCHALNSSGIISAMSLQKAKPGPQHPLMLQNWGLRPGLMIYGYNPLADKSIVDLKPVMTLKAQVNTYRRLKAGETVSYGGTWKANRDSVIAVVPIGYADGYHRILSNKSHVLFAGKRVPVVGNVCMDYLMLDVTDVVQNKDLKEFKDQEAVLFGQDHGATLSPEELATQAQSITWEMLTSVGERVPRVYVGGGQ